In a genomic window of Fibrobacter sp.:
- the radA gene encoding DNA repair protein RadA: MVAVSKSKAKKEIEFLCTECGNTTPKWAGRCPFCGAWSSLKEHVVEHEDAAAGRGGRGLGGPVHQVVALKDVAVEDTKRLSTANSEFDRVLGGGFAPGSLVLIGGDPGIGKSTLVLSTLATMNAAGVKALYVSGEESAVQVKLRSERLDVAGSDMLLLCETSLDKILEQAKEIKPQVLVIDSIQTVYKESLAGTPGSASQLRECTLDLMVFAKNSGCITIVIGHVTKDGQIAGPRILEHMVDTVAYFEGDRNHQYRLLRTIKNRFGATDEIGVFEMTGHGLSPVANPSRVFLQEGMPATPGSVVCCTMEGSRALLFETQALVSQTNYAVPQRVAAGIDAKRLTIILALLEKFGGITIGTTDVFATIAGGLKVNDPSSDLALALAVVSNHLGIPLGRQTIAIGELGLSGEVRGVNLLDQRLKEARRLGMTEAIVPASGSLPENTSGMNIKRVHSLSEAVSWLMDKK, encoded by the coding sequence ATGGTAGCAGTGTCTAAGTCTAAAGCAAAAAAAGAAATTGAATTTCTCTGTACGGAATGTGGCAATACAACTCCCAAGTGGGCGGGCCGTTGCCCGTTCTGCGGGGCCTGGAGTTCCCTGAAGGAACATGTGGTTGAACACGAAGACGCGGCTGCGGGTCGTGGGGGCAGGGGCTTGGGTGGCCCGGTGCATCAGGTTGTGGCCCTTAAGGATGTGGCGGTAGAAGATACCAAACGCCTTAGTACGGCGAATTCTGAATTTGACCGCGTTCTCGGGGGAGGCTTTGCGCCTGGTTCCCTGGTGCTCATCGGCGGTGATCCCGGTATCGGCAAGTCCACCTTGGTGCTTTCCACCTTGGCCACCATGAACGCTGCCGGCGTAAAGGCTCTTTATGTTAGCGGCGAAGAAAGTGCGGTCCAGGTCAAGCTTCGTAGTGAACGTCTGGATGTGGCCGGCTCCGACATGCTTTTGCTTTGCGAGACTAGCCTGGACAAGATTCTGGAACAGGCCAAGGAAATCAAGCCTCAGGTTTTGGTTATTGATTCCATTCAGACGGTGTATAAGGAAAGCTTGGCGGGCACCCCGGGCAGTGCCAGTCAGCTGCGTGAATGTACCTTGGACCTGATGGTCTTTGCCAAGAATTCCGGATGCATTACCATCGTTATCGGTCACGTTACCAAGGATGGCCAGATTGCTGGTCCCCGAATCTTGGAACACATGGTGGATACGGTGGCCTACTTCGAAGGCGACCGCAACCACCAATACCGCCTGCTCCGAACCATCAAGAACCGCTTTGGCGCCACCGACGAAATCGGCGTATTCGAAATGACAGGTCACGGCCTTTCGCCCGTGGCGAACCCCAGCCGCGTCTTCCTGCAGGAAGGCATGCCGGCAACTCCGGGCAGTGTCGTGTGCTGCACCATGGAAGGCTCCCGCGCCCTTTTGTTTGAAACCCAGGCTCTGGTCAGCCAGACGAATTATGCGGTTCCCCAACGTGTGGCCGCCGGCATCGATGCCAAACGCCTCACCATCATTTTAGCCCTGCTGGAAAAGTTCGGCGGCATAACCATCGGCACCACCGACGTGTTTGCCACCATTGCCGGCGGCTTGAAGGTGAACGATCCTTCCTCGGATCTTGCCCTCGCCTTAGCGGTCGTCAGCAATCATCTAGGCATACCTCTTGGGCGGCAGACCATCGCAATTGGCGAACTGGGTTTATCGGGGGAGGTTCGTGGGGTGAACCTGCTGGACCAACGTCTCAAGGAGGCCCGCCGCCTGGGCATGACTGAGGCAATCGTCCCTGCCAGCGGAAGCCTGCCGGAGAATACCAGCGGAATGAACATCAAACGGGTCCACAGCCTGAGCGAAGCTGTCAGCTGGCTTATGGACAAGAAGTAG
- a CDS encoding pentapeptide repeat-containing protein: MNMTRVSKFGLCLISALAMNVFAQDNWQGKDLNVSFSNKKIDGYNFTKAKAVKNTTDFRRATGEKPNFNKATLDEVSFQNAVISDANFEGASLKKVTISGADIRNSSFEGADMEGANLYRATLLGSQFPQTNLMNARLDAMKVDENTSFEKSDLTQASVMDVDLTGANFYKANLTNANFSRSLMANTDLRKAKIVKTDFTACNLIAANFKGVDLVDVNFSKAGLSQVNMKGADFKNVNFQDADLSLTEFDDVDLSKTQLQKAKFAQATVKNMNFNGQDLTGVVFDKGTVAKGKFEKAKMSKTSFFDASVEKNNFVGAELLKSVFDGAYIFKNIFDKADLTKANFANSTIERSDFILAQLGGVSFAGAKLVMVNFTNANMQGIKIDADTKMDDVDFSGANLEGAKIEKFTAKKVIYDNKTRFPSGFDPRQYGFTKRGEKAADIKVEGKKKKRSNDGDDEDQPKKKKKKKKKHVEEDDEEE, encoded by the coding sequence ATGAATATGACGAGAGTATCCAAGTTCGGTCTCTGCCTCATCAGTGCCTTGGCAATGAACGTCTTTGCACAGGATAACTGGCAGGGTAAGGACCTGAACGTTTCTTTTAGTAATAAGAAGATCGACGGCTATAACTTTACCAAGGCTAAGGCTGTCAAGAACACCACCGACTTCCGTCGTGCAACTGGTGAAAAGCCGAATTTCAACAAGGCTACCCTTGACGAAGTTTCCTTCCAGAACGCTGTGATTAGCGATGCAAACTTCGAAGGCGCATCTCTTAAGAAAGTTACCATTAGCGGTGCTGACATCCGTAACTCCAGCTTCGAAGGCGCAGACATGGAAGGTGCAAACCTCTACCGTGCAACCCTCCTTGGTTCTCAGTTCCCGCAGACCAACCTCATGAACGCCCGTCTGGACGCTATGAAGGTTGATGAAAACACAAGCTTCGAAAAGTCTGACCTTACTCAGGCTTCCGTCATGGACGTTGACCTTACCGGTGCAAATTTCTACAAGGCCAACCTCACCAACGCAAACTTCTCTCGTTCCTTGATGGCAAATACCGACCTTCGCAAGGCTAAGATTGTGAAGACCGACTTTACCGCATGTAACTTGATTGCCGCAAACTTCAAGGGTGTTGACCTCGTTGACGTCAACTTCTCCAAGGCCGGTCTTTCCCAGGTTAACATGAAGGGCGCAGACTTCAAGAACGTCAACTTCCAGGACGCTGACCTTTCCTTGACCGAATTCGACGACGTCGACCTTTCCAAGACTCAGCTCCAGAAGGCTAAGTTCGCTCAGGCAACCGTCAAGAACATGAACTTCAACGGCCAGGATTTGACTGGTGTCGTATTCGATAAGGGTACCGTTGCTAAGGGCAAGTTCGAAAAGGCAAAGATGAGCAAGACCTCTTTCTTTGACGCCTCCGTCGAAAAGAACAACTTCGTCGGTGCAGAACTCCTGAAGTCCGTCTTCGACGGCGCTTACATCTTTAAGAACATCTTCGATAAGGCCGACTTGACCAAGGCTAACTTCGCCAACTCCACCATCGAACGTTCTGACTTCATCTTGGCACAGCTTGGCGGCGTAAGCTTCGCTGGTGCTAAGCTCGTCATGGTTAACTTCACTAACGCCAACATGCAGGGCATCAAGATCGACGCCGATACCAAGATGGACGACGTTGACTTCTCCGGTGCAAACCTCGAAGGCGCTAAGATCGAAAAGTTCACCGCTAAGAAGGTGATCTACGATAACAAGACTCGCTTCCCGTCCGGTTTCGATCCGCGTCAGTACGGCTTCACCAAGCGCGGTGAAAAGGCTGCAGACATCAAGGTCGAAGGCAAGAAGAAGAAACGTTCTAATGACGGCGATGATGAAGATCAGCCGAAGAAGAAGAAGAAAAAGAAGAAGAAGCACGTCGAAGAAGATGACGAAGAAGAATAA
- a CDS encoding NAD(P)/FAD-dependent oxidoreductase, whose amino-acid sequence MSFFASNQYDVVVCGAGPAGLMAACTLGRKTSGARRILLLDKKEPWKEPIFCAEAVSTGRLSALWPIDRSWVRQDLSGIYFTSRKRYRAEFYSKNCGLLLDRAKFHKAIADGCCNAGVECHFDTVIKKLDRENDSWTITVSVNGTEETLHAPVVVDATGPGARLTKNIACLEGIESGDTDLEPAIFAVAEGIEHSPEHIELFFGSDFPSGYGWIFPRDGKEVNIGFVLGKDVKQDVSNRQKLLNFLAEEYPQAKVKAIYGGMIACGQSDKPMAMHGLFKAGDAASCVNPISRSGITESLLCGKIVAETVVEWLDDSGANRTAIEAKAHSRWMEEMGNSHMQIARGKVAFNQITDDQLNKAALRLSKLPREKQTIFRIFLNVLWASPSLVWKLRSFLHW is encoded by the coding sequence ATGAGTTTTTTTGCATCAAACCAGTATGATGTAGTGGTTTGTGGGGCCGGTCCTGCCGGTCTCATGGCTGCTTGTACCCTCGGAAGAAAGACTTCCGGTGCTAGACGGATTTTGCTTCTGGATAAAAAGGAACCCTGGAAGGAACCTATTTTCTGTGCCGAAGCGGTATCCACTGGCAGGTTGAGTGCTTTGTGGCCCATTGACCGTTCCTGGGTCCGCCAGGACCTTTCTGGCATCTATTTTACTTCCCGCAAGCGTTACCGTGCTGAATTCTACAGCAAGAACTGCGGCCTCCTGTTGGACCGAGCCAAGTTCCATAAGGCTATTGCCGACGGTTGCTGCAATGCTGGTGTGGAATGCCATTTTGATACTGTTATCAAGAAACTTGACCGCGAAAATGATTCCTGGACTATTACGGTTTCTGTAAATGGTACCGAAGAGACTTTGCATGCACCGGTGGTGGTGGATGCTACAGGTCCGGGTGCTCGCCTTACAAAGAACATTGCTTGCCTTGAAGGCATCGAATCTGGTGATACCGATCTGGAACCCGCCATTTTCGCGGTTGCCGAAGGCATTGAGCACAGCCCGGAACATATTGAATTATTCTTTGGTAGCGATTTCCCGTCTGGCTATGGCTGGATTTTCCCCCGCGATGGCAAGGAAGTGAATATCGGCTTTGTTCTCGGCAAGGATGTAAAGCAGGATGTTTCCAACCGCCAGAAGTTGCTGAACTTCCTGGCAGAAGAATATCCTCAGGCCAAGGTCAAGGCTATTTATGGCGGTATGATCGCTTGTGGTCAGTCCGACAAGCCCATGGCCATGCACGGTTTGTTCAAGGCCGGCGATGCCGCAAGTTGCGTCAATCCCATCAGCCGTTCCGGCATTACGGAATCCTTGCTGTGTGGCAAGATTGTTGCTGAAACTGTTGTGGAATGGCTGGACGACTCCGGCGCGAACCGCACTGCTATCGAGGCCAAGGCCCATAGCCGCTGGATGGAAGAAATGGGCAATTCCCATATGCAGATTGCCCGTGGTAAGGTTGCCTTCAACCAGATCACCGATGATCAGTTGAACAAGGCTGCCCTGCGCCTGTCCAAGCTTCCCCGCGAAAAGCAGACTATTTTCCGCATTTTCCTGAACGTTCTGTGGGCTAGCCCCTCCCTGGTCTGGAAGCTGCGCTCCTTCTTGCATTGGTAG
- a CDS encoding SufE family protein, producing the protein MSNAIEKRLEEIRDKFASFTDPDDKWKFLLDLAKAHKGMDASLKAEKFIIVGCASTMYLVPSFDGEKIHFEMDVEGGTTNPLISRGLGCLALQVYNDMAPADILSVDPAFFQQIGLNVGLSPTRSNGFASLVKQIYLYARVFAALAKK; encoded by the coding sequence ATGTCTAACGCCATTGAAAAACGTCTTGAGGAAATTCGCGACAAGTTCGCTTCCTTTACAGATCCTGATGACAAGTGGAAGTTCCTCCTGGACCTAGCCAAGGCCCACAAGGGAATGGATGCAAGTCTCAAGGCGGAAAAGTTTATTATTGTGGGCTGCGCCTCTACCATGTACCTCGTTCCCAGTTTTGATGGTGAAAAGATTCACTTCGAAATGGATGTGGAAGGGGGTACTACCAATCCGCTGATTAGCCGTGGCTTGGGTTGCCTCGCTCTCCAGGTTTATAATGACATGGCTCCTGCAGATATCTTGTCTGTGGATCCGGCCTTCTTCCAGCAGATTGGCTTGAACGTGGGACTTTCTCCCACTCGTTCCAATGGCTTTGCAAGCTTGGTCAAGCAGATTTATTTATACGCAAGAGTGTTTGCCGCACTCGCAAAAAAGTAA